The Lichenihabitans psoromatis genome contains a region encoding:
- the hpf gene encoding ribosome hibernation-promoting factor, HPF/YfiA family codes for MSLRVSGKNLQIGEALQEHARSKVAAVFDRYVESAINGHVTVEPEGSGYRCEMILHLDSGMTLHAEGRAQEPYASFDQANHRIETRLRRYKRRLKGRHSVVDEMPREPMIADYMIEAPDADEEEPQGFVPIVVAEGRAPFKTLSVAAAVTELDLLGAPVLVFRHSGNDNVNIVYRRADGHIGWIDPSSLSVAP; via the coding sequence ATGTCTCTCCGCGTTTCGGGCAAGAACCTTCAGATCGGCGAAGCACTTCAGGAGCATGCGCGCTCGAAAGTGGCAGCCGTTTTCGATCGCTACGTTGAAAGTGCCATCAACGGACATGTGACGGTCGAGCCGGAAGGCTCAGGCTATCGGTGCGAGATGATCCTGCACCTCGATTCGGGCATGACGCTCCATGCCGAGGGCCGCGCGCAGGAGCCCTACGCGAGCTTCGACCAAGCCAATCATCGCATCGAGACACGTCTGCGACGGTATAAGCGTCGCCTTAAGGGACGTCATTCCGTCGTCGATGAGATGCCCCGCGAGCCGATGATTGCCGATTACATGATCGAAGCGCCGGACGCCGACGAGGAGGAGCCGCAGGGTTTCGTGCCCATCGTTGTGGCGGAAGGGCGGGCCCCCTTCAAAACATTGTCGGTCGCGGCGGCCGTGACCGAACTCGATCTGTTGGGCGCGCCTGTGCTGGTGTTTCGCCACTCTGGAAACGACAACGTCAATATCGTCTATCGCAGAGCCGATGGGCATATCGGTTGGATCGATCCGTCCAGCCTGTCGGTTGCGCCTTAA
- the ptsN gene encoding PTS IIA-like nitrogen regulatory protein PtsN, translating into MALTDLISAAAIIPALRANTKKTALQDLSERAATVSGLPARDIYDAVLQREKLGSTGVGKGVAIPHGKLATCGKIFGVFARLERPIEFDALDGEPVDLAFLLVAPESAGADHLKALAKIARVLREPHVTTKLRAARDAASIYAIIMSDDLAASHAA; encoded by the coding sequence ATGGCTTTGACCGACCTCATATCCGCCGCCGCGATCATCCCGGCACTGCGAGCCAATACCAAGAAAACGGCTTTGCAGGACTTGAGCGAGCGGGCCGCCACCGTGTCCGGCCTTCCGGCGCGCGACATTTACGATGCCGTTCTCCAGCGAGAGAAGCTCGGGTCGACCGGCGTTGGGAAAGGCGTGGCGATCCCGCATGGCAAGTTGGCGACCTGTGGCAAAATCTTCGGCGTCTTTGCTCGTTTGGAGCGCCCGATCGAATTCGATGCACTTGATGGCGAGCCGGTCGATCTCGCTTTCCTTCTGGTCGCGCCAGAAAGCGCCGGCGCCGATCATCTCAAGGCTCTCGCCAAGATCGCGCGGGTCCTTCGCGAGCCGCATGTCACGACCAAGCTTCGCGCCGCCCGCGACGCCGCCAGTATCTATGCGATCATCATGAGCGACGATCTCGCGGCCTCGCACGCGGCATAG